A stretch of Fundicoccus culcitae DNA encodes these proteins:
- a CDS encoding helix-turn-helix domain-containing protein yields the protein MKYQRGFKKIFFPLIIYGFIVAIIFSWLFLRDTLNNSSHIQALAYTERLTQVTHLIDTQFNQMYRIVDAYCTSPQYNNLMQTSIDQSDSHHLHNLNQDVQNLKSLNLPAQVDYSFISLTNRWTYQNKQLLPLSKADYDQYLLHIDAKMNSNPEWTHSTDEIYFLNYLPLKNPIKTSIIRGSIRKESLSDTIQAFDLTNLAILDNRGAPLFNMGLSEVAFTNQIIFADTTPSQPTVIDDIIYQKIPSTNLTIASILPKQSLTHYLNENCLFILSILCATLIGLIFCAYFFALIIFKPIEQLTMIFDNDSHDLTEVYQSIIELKKQNETNEKSLSHYEPVIHQQFVHSLLEGNMINSEVQAYLTHLQLKQSITHCTRFVILISQIERFEGDDNYFWSFGVSQLISELLPIDCQLKPIIIDGHRQVTILAYNHLNNAEIEATVLQLAETLQANIKFYLKLDVSFGISREFDNLINSQLAFEEAFLALRQHIKSNHPVIILYDNLTLDNTNSSIFTYPKDTELKLIQSVCNGELDHAIIDLDVFFSQIQQNFVSIDMFETCVNQLVNELLLLAYESIHSELNDAIIIERENLLKQILDYPKPTFIKPLIIHQLLNPLCEFNLNKTQQEALQISEAVVRLLQKDCGLEITLDWVAKELNYSPNYLSFVFSSQMGITFSDFINKVRIEKCKYLLTNTDLKIHEISEQIGYTQPQNFHRFFRTMVGTTPGKYRKLHKTNAPDIF from the coding sequence TTGAAATATCAGAGAGGTTTTAAAAAAATATTTTTTCCTCTAATTATATATGGATTTATTGTAGCTATCATTTTCTCATGGTTATTTTTACGTGACACATTAAACAATAGTAGTCACATTCAAGCTTTAGCATATACCGAACGCTTGACTCAAGTAACTCATTTAATCGATACTCAATTTAATCAAATGTACCGTATTGTCGATGCATACTGTACAAGTCCACAGTACAATAACTTGATGCAAACATCAATCGATCAATCTGACTCACATCACCTACATAATTTGAATCAAGATGTCCAAAATCTGAAAAGTCTTAATCTCCCCGCTCAAGTAGACTATTCCTTTATTAGTTTAACTAATCGTTGGACTTATCAAAACAAGCAACTACTCCCCTTATCTAAAGCAGACTATGATCAATACTTGTTACACATTGATGCAAAAATGAATTCTAATCCAGAGTGGACACATTCAACAGATGAAATTTATTTTTTAAATTATTTACCTCTTAAAAATCCGATCAAAACTTCAATCATCCGTGGTTCCATTCGCAAAGAAAGCCTTTCAGATACAATCCAAGCGTTTGATTTAACTAATTTAGCTATCCTTGATAATCGTGGCGCGCCATTATTCAACATGGGTCTATCCGAAGTCGCGTTCACTAATCAAATCATTTTTGCTGATACAACACCTAGTCAACCAACTGTAATAGATGATATTATTTATCAAAAGATTCCTTCAACCAATTTGACTATTGCCTCGATTCTTCCAAAACAATCTCTCACACATTATCTCAATGAAAACTGTCTTTTTATTCTTTCTATCCTATGTGCTACGCTGATTGGTCTTATATTTTGTGCCTATTTTTTTGCCTTGATTATCTTTAAGCCGATTGAACAGTTAACCATGATTTTTGATAATGACTCTCACGATTTAACCGAAGTCTATCAATCAATTATAGAATTAAAAAAACAAAATGAAACAAATGAAAAAAGTTTATCGCACTACGAGCCTGTCATCCACCAACAATTTGTCCACTCACTATTAGAAGGTAATATGATAAATAGTGAAGTCCAGGCTTACTTAACGCATTTACAATTAAAGCAAAGTATTACTCATTGTACACGCTTTGTTATACTAATTTCGCAAATTGAACGCTTCGAAGGGGACGATAATTATTTCTGGTCATTTGGAGTGAGTCAATTAATTAGTGAACTCCTACCGATTGATTGCCAATTGAAACCTATAATCATTGATGGTCATAGGCAAGTAACAATCTTAGCCTATAATCATCTCAATAATGCTGAAATCGAAGCGACCGTATTACAGTTAGCCGAAACACTACAAGCCAACATCAAATTTTACTTAAAACTTGATGTAAGTTTTGGAATAAGTAGGGAATTTGACAACTTGATAAATAGTCAGCTAGCGTTTGAAGAGGCATTTCTAGCACTAAGACAGCATATAAAATCTAATCATCCCGTTATCATCTTGTACGATAATTTAACACTTGACAATACAAATAGTAGTATATTTACCTATCCAAAAGATACTGAACTCAAACTGATACAATCAGTTTGTAATGGTGAGCTTGATCATGCCATAATTGATTTAGATGTTTTCTTTAGTCAAATTCAACAAAATTTCGTATCTATTGATATGTTTGAAACCTGTGTTAATCAATTAGTTAACGAATTACTATTACTAGCTTATGAATCTATCCATTCTGAGTTGAATGATGCTATTATTATTGAACGTGAAAATTTGTTAAAACAGATTTTGGATTACCCTAAACCTACTTTTATTAAACCTTTGATAATCCATCAGCTACTTAATCCCCTATGCGAGTTTAACCTAAATAAAACCCAACAAGAAGCCTTACAAATCTCTGAAGCCGTTGTTAGATTGCTACAGAAGGATTGTGGATTAGAGATTACATTGGACTGGGTTGCTAAAGAATTAAATTATAGTCCTAATTATTTGAGTTTTGTATTCAGTAGTCAAATGGGTATTACTTTTTCTGATTTCATCAATAAAGTCCGTATTGAAAAGTGTAAGTATCTATTAACAAACACTGATCTGAAAATACATGAAATTTCAGAACAAATCGGTTATACCCAGCCACAAAATTTCCATCGTTTCTTCAGAACTATGGTCGGTACTACACCTGGAAAGTACCGCAAATTACATAAGACAAATGCTCCCGATATCTTCTAA
- a CDS encoding acyl-CoA thioesterase, which translates to MFYRYIHEVQFYETDAMQIVHHSNYIRWFEEARISFLSELGYSYKKMEDEGLSVPVLAVDCRYKKSLRFGDTAEVRVMIDKFTPMRMNLSYEIYNTATAELTTTGSSEHCFLLSESGRPTSLKRTHPHILKALESALKEDS; encoded by the coding sequence GTGTTTTATCGTTATATTCATGAGGTACAGTTTTACGAAACGGATGCAATGCAGATTGTCCATCATTCAAATTATATTCGTTGGTTTGAAGAAGCCCGTATTAGTTTTTTGAGTGAGTTAGGCTATAGTTATAAAAAAATGGAAGATGAAGGCCTTAGCGTTCCTGTTTTAGCCGTCGATTGCCGCTACAAGAAATCCCTGCGATTTGGCGATACAGCCGAGGTTCGAGTGATGATAGATAAGTTTACTCCGATGCGTATGAATTTGTCGTACGAAATTTACAATACAGCAACAGCTGAATTAACAACAACCGGATCATCTGAGCATTGCTTTCTCTTAAGTGAATCAGGTCGCCCAACGTCATTAAAACGCACGCACCCACATATTTTGAAAGCTTTAGAGTCAGCGTTAAAAGAGGATTCATGA
- a CDS encoding ABC transporter substrate-binding protein, with product MKKLLKTITSVVLASSILSGFSPLAAVEAQDGLPEMTTDEITLTFAGWEYIGVKELQAQRFMEKYPNITVEIVEIQQDGYMDQLVNMAAAGNLPDAFWYMGNVDIAIVNGWFGDMTEYWENDPDNELVLETLKDKGYLDGERKLSAAVSYQPMTVFLDEAVFERLNQPMPSVDWTYDEMIELMQTMTVPEQGIYGYNDFSQIMTYAPIVNTDADGEFGWDGETFDLTGEWADSMQQQAEYVRTGVHAPYFDTDEAEAAFGDRLLWAARSGRIAMQLDAWWTKDLFNSQEYIDSGIRFKPYPVPRGVNAETLHKPAYVDFGGISSATEYPREAYELLKFMGWGAEGWAVRLDAREVLMDDNGNMIFPYPNGLPLVNDEALWDRVAAELPQEDYYTNMLEVVREPIPLSGAVIPGFATWIDEIYFNGEYGNIEHAAYNGEVNPADVAQELTDLLNEYHQEALDELFFN from the coding sequence ATGAAAAAACTATTAAAAACAATTACAAGTGTTGTTTTAGCTTCTTCTATTTTAAGTGGTTTTTCACCATTAGCAGCAGTTGAAGCTCAAGATGGATTACCAGAAATGACGACTGATGAAATTACTTTAACCTTTGCAGGTTGGGAATACATTGGTGTTAAAGAATTACAAGCTCAACGTTTTATGGAAAAATATCCTAACATCACTGTTGAAATCGTAGAAATTCAACAAGATGGTTATATGGATCAATTGGTTAACATGGCAGCAGCAGGTAACTTACCTGACGCCTTCTGGTATATGGGTAATGTCGATATCGCTATTGTTAATGGCTGGTTTGGCGATATGACAGAGTATTGGGAAAATGATCCAGATAATGAACTTGTTTTAGAAACGCTTAAAGATAAAGGATATTTAGATGGCGAACGAAAATTATCTGCAGCTGTTTCTTATCAACCAATGACCGTTTTCTTAGATGAAGCAGTATTCGAACGTTTAAATCAACCAATGCCAAGTGTAGACTGGACATATGATGAAATGATTGAATTAATGCAGACAATGACTGTTCCGGAACAAGGTATCTATGGATACAATGATTTCTCTCAAATTATGACTTATGCACCCATCGTTAATACTGATGCTGATGGAGAATTTGGTTGGGATGGTGAAACATTTGACTTAACAGGTGAATGGGCAGACTCAATGCAACAACAAGCCGAATACGTAAGAACAGGTGTACATGCACCATACTTTGATACTGATGAGGCAGAAGCTGCTTTTGGTGACCGTTTATTATGGGCAGCACGTTCAGGACGCATTGCTATGCAACTAGATGCATGGTGGACAAAGGATCTATTTAATTCGCAAGAATACATCGATAGCGGTATCCGATTCAAGCCATACCCAGTACCTCGTGGGGTAAACGCTGAAACATTACATAAGCCAGCATATGTTGATTTTGGCGGTATATCTTCAGCCACTGAATATCCAAGAGAAGCATACGAATTACTTAAATTTATGGGATGGGGAGCTGAAGGATGGGCAGTTCGTTTAGATGCTCGTGAGGTATTAATGGATGATAATGGTAACATGATTTTCCCTTATCCAAATGGTTTACCTTTAGTAAATGATGAGGCACTTTGGGATCGTGTAGCAGCTGAATTACCACAAGAAGACTACTACACTAACATGTTAGAAGTAGTTAGAGAGCCAATTCCTTTATCTGGTGCAGTTATTCCAGGATTTGCCACCTGGATTGATGAGATTTACTTTAATGGTGAGTATGGAAACATTGAGCATGCAGCATACAATGGTGAAGTTAACCCTGCCGACGTAGCTCAAGAATTAACCGACTTATTAAATGAATACCATCAAGAAGCATTAGATGAATTATTCTTTAACTAG
- a CDS encoding carbohydrate ABC transporter permease, protein MQNQLTNKQRLQQNKTSFRVKWENFTSKYWIPVRKRLFGTNDRNGWLIQAGIYLLLITIGFVYLYPLLFMVTTSFKSLSDLLDTSIRWIPSELYFDNYRQAISALNFKESLLGSIVISLFPTLFQVVVTALVGYGFARFEFPFKRTLLFLMIFSFIVPPQVLMMPTYVLYSDLGLLGSIKAFLIPAALGQGIKSTIFILIYYQFFRQTPKSLYEAAEVDGASEWTNFFRIGIPMATPAIIIVFLFSFVWYWNETYLVNLYLTGGASTESRNWVTLQMSLASFRSTYERMYPAADTGTMNINEGITMAGTMLTLIPLLITYFFLQKYFTESVDNSGITGE, encoded by the coding sequence ATGCAAAACCAGTTGACCAACAAGCAACGCCTCCAACAAAATAAAACCTCATTTAGAGTAAAATGGGAGAATTTTACGTCAAAATACTGGATTCCAGTTCGTAAACGATTATTTGGTACTAATGACCGGAATGGTTGGTTAATTCAAGCTGGTATTTATTTGCTATTAATAACGATAGGATTTGTTTACCTCTATCCACTGCTCTTTATGGTAACAACTAGCTTTAAATCATTAAGTGATTTGTTGGATACATCTATACGTTGGATCCCATCAGAATTATATTTTGATAACTATCGTCAAGCAATCTCTGCTTTAAATTTTAAAGAATCACTCTTAGGAAGTATTGTCATCTCATTATTTCCAACTTTATTTCAAGTTGTAGTTACGGCTCTTGTAGGTTATGGATTTGCTCGATTCGAGTTTCCGTTTAAACGCACCCTACTATTTTTGATGATATTTAGTTTTATTGTTCCTCCACAAGTATTAATGATGCCAACTTATGTTTTATATAGTGATTTAGGTTTACTTGGTTCTATAAAGGCTTTCTTAATACCAGCAGCACTAGGACAAGGGATTAAAAGCACGATATTTATTTTGATCTATTATCAATTCTTTAGACAAACGCCGAAATCGCTGTATGAAGCCGCTGAAGTTGATGGGGCGAGTGAATGGACGAACTTCTTTAGAATTGGGATTCCAATGGCAACACCAGCCATTATTATCGTTTTCCTATTTTCGTTTGTTTGGTACTGGAATGAAACGTATTTAGTCAATCTCTACTTAACGGGTGGGGCTTCAACAGAAAGTCGTAATTGGGTCACCTTACAGATGTCCTTAGCCTCATTTAGATCTACATACGAAAGAATGTACCCGGCTGCAGACACAGGAACAATGAACATTAATGAAGGAATTACCATGGCTGGAACTATGTTGACCTTAATCCCTTTATTAATTACTTACTTCTTCTTACAAAAGTATTTCACTGAAAGTGTTGATAATTCAGGGATTACTGGTGAGTAA